Genomic window (Larimichthys crocea isolate SSNF chromosome V, L_crocea_2.0, whole genome shotgun sequence):
TGACATCCAGAAGCTGGCCAGTGGACCTTGCTGAGATCTGAGATGCTGCAGGAATTCACAGAAGTACTGATGGACCTTTCTGAAAACTATACAGTCAAGTGATTCTTCTACAGTGGTTGATGATATACCCTCAGAAAAGACACTCAAGTCTAGGGGCAGGATATCTAGGAGATCGTGGGTATCAGGATGGTTCTCTGTGAGCCACTGGGGAAACTGATTCCAGACCAGCCTCAGGAGGGCTTCATACATGATTTTGTGGAATCTCAGAGATCTATTGTACTTATGGCCATCCAAAACACCACTGACAGATCCCTCGGCCACAGCTCCAGATTCAATGCATATGTCCCTTAGGCCTGCAGCCTGGAAGCGCTTCCCAATCACACCCAAGAACATACAGATGGTGTAAAACACTCCAAGTCTTGGCACAATGTTGGGAAACCTGTCTCTATGTGCCACAGAATTTCTGTAACTTTACAGTAGAGAGCCTGATCAAAGGTAACTGACATGTTGCTGATGTGTAAGGAATTCATGATTTTCTCACTTTGAAGGAGAATCTCATGAACAGTTGCCATCTGGGTGGCCGGGGCATTGATGGTTGGCAGATAGCTGACAACACTAGGAATAACATCCACAGAGTTTGATGCTAAGATGTTGTAACCTGTCCAGCTAGGGACACTTTGATTTGTGGCAGAGTGCAGTCTGCATAGCAACCATATGAAGTTCTTCTTCAAAGCATCAGCACAGATATCTGTCTTGACCTCAACATAGGATCTAGTTGGAGGACCACACCTAGTTCCCACAGCATACACTGGCAGAGCTGGCAAAGATACAGAGACAGTTCTCTGTTTGCTCTTGGGCACATCACGAGCTGGTTTAGGCAGTTCAGGACCGAACACCCGAGGCTGCACTGCTATACCATTGACCCTATGGGATGTTCCACAGCCTGTCAGTGTCTCTTCCAGCCTGTCAATATTGTCGCAGCCTAGAGCCGTGGACACATAGGGCTTCACTTGGTCTGGAGTAATCCCACCATCCTGTCCTAGCTTGTGCAAGCATAATGAGGTGTCAATTTCATCTAGCATACTGTAGGATACACAATGACCGAATCTATTTAATATTCGGATGAGATTGACATTACCGGTAAGCGACTTCACAGCAAAAGCCAAAATGATGTGCTTGGAAGTCTTGACTTTGACATGAGATATGGCATACACTAGATCCATGCAAAATGAGTCTCTTAGTTGTTGTTCCTTCTCACCAGTGCCTGGTAAGAGACAAGATAGCAATGACTTCACGGAAGAAGGCACAGAGGAATAGGAGTCCAACTCTGTTGGTAGAGGTGGCCATGGCTGGTCCTGATCCAGATGCTTCACATCTTGATGGATTTGTTTTGCAACAACCTGGCATGAAGCTTCAATGCCAACGGTTGGTTTTTCAAGATTGGATATCCTCTTCCTAAGAGCCATATTCTCTTTGACCAGCATTTCACGAGTGAGACTATCAGGGTATATCAGGACTTTCCCATCACTATCAGAAACTGTATGTATTGGTAGTGCCAAATTCTTTTGCCAGATTTCTTAAtcataggacagctgaagatatacaggaagcagggggcagagagaggaggaatgacacgcagcaaggGGCTGTCCGatgcagcgaggactgtagcctccacatGGGGTGGCCGCACAAcacactacgctaccgaccgccccaaggcattcattttttaatgtaaattccATGAAAGTGGGGACCTGATATGCTGAAAATGCTGAATACCAACTTTTACTAAAAAATGTTTACCTCAGACTTTCAACTCGACATATCAACAAATTagaatacagttgtccctcactataacgcggtttaCCTTTCGTGGCctttttttggtgtaattttgcatgcttttttttttttttttttacagcatactgtacagtacaaatgcgcattgtgttcggcgtcctgaatagctaagggagtactgtacaaaatgcgttcggctagccagatttacataaatgttcaatcactagcagtgtgactctgaagtgctgtatgtttgcagtcagattgatcattaaaattaaatttgttaaaaatgtttgggcttgaaaacaggttttgatctttggtttcatttactaatacagtattgtacttatttttgttaaatatgcgaaagtttgaactttgagtttaaataagagagaaatgtgagatgttaatgcctgtctgagaaaagtgtataaaagtgtgtggtttggggttttacagccttaaaacttgtataataattgtaaaaaataaagctgattacttcgcagattttgtttattgtgggttatttttagaacgtatcccccgcgataaacgagggaccactgtagtaCACTACTGTTTCTGTCATTGAAAAAACGGCATGTCTGATATGAGACTGAAAATCTCCCCCTCCAAATCAGATAATATaggtaaatgatacattttctgaatCCTGAGGGTCATgcatatttcagtgtttggattttgtttctctgatgctCCCTGGTGCCacagaattaaaagacaaaagatgacaTAGGCGGAAAtggcaggaaaatgtgtgtgattgaaagtTTGAAGAGCTCCAGGGTTGGCTGTACTTatccaaaatgttcacaaaagGATTTAAATGAAAGCTCAGAGTCTCCCCTTTAAAATGATGCCAAACATAaccaaataaaatattccaatatGTCCAATATAGACTTTCAGCTATATCAGTGTCTGCTTAATTTATACGCATTATTTTCTCAACCTTAGCTTACATTATGTGTGATAACTCAAAACAGCTACTCTTGTCAGATGGCCATCATACATCATTGAAAAGCTGAGATTCCAGGCTTTCAGAAAAGGTATGGTAGCCTTTGCCACTTTTTCGGTAACGGTTTCCATATTTTGAGGCCCTGGCTCACGGTCTAATAGTtgtattctgttttattcactttgtttttatttttacattacaagctcattatttatacattttatttttgactggCTACTATTATATGTTTAAACTGCTTAAATCGCAATGATAACTTTTAAGGTAGCCTCATCCAATATATACAAGTCAACATTTCTCCAAACTAGCGCCTATTTTAGTAAATTaagcctcatttgcatatttagcCATTACTTTTAAGAAAGTCTGCAATACAAGCAATACTTGTCTTAATGTCTGTGATAAACTAGGAAAGTTTTGTGGtgatagatagattttttttaaccctaTTTACCAGTATTTTCTCGCCCGAGAACAAggcattaattattttttttgattatatttttttggcctttatgactttttaatcataggacagctgaagatagacaggaagcaggggcagagagaggaggaatgacacgcagcaagaggccgtccgatgcgggaaTCGAACGCGGTTCACCTTACGTGGCCTCACTGTTTCACGgatttttttggtgtaattttgcatgctttttttttttttacagcatactgtacactacaaatgcgcattgtgttcggcatcctgattagctaagggagtcCCGTACAAAATGCGTTTggctagccagatttacataaatgttcaatcgctagaagtgtgactctgaagtgctgtatgtttgcagtcagattgatcattaaaattaaatttgttaaaaaagtttgggcttgaaaacaggttttgatctttggtttcatttactaatacagtattgtacttatttttgttaaatctgcgaaagttttAACTTTGAGAGtatttaaataagagagaaatgtgagaaaatgttaatgcctgcctgagaaaagtgtataaaagtgtgtggttaggggttttacagccttaaaacatgtataataattgtaaaaaataaagctgattacttcgcggattttgtttattgcgggttatttttagaacgtatcccccgcgatacacgagggaccactgtagtaCACTACTGTTTCTGTCATTGAAAAAACGGCATGTCTGATATAAGACTGAAAATCTCCCCCTCCAAATCAGATAATATaggtaaatgatacattttctgaatCCTGAGGGTCATgccagtatttcagtgtttggattttgtttctctgatgctCCCTGGTGCCACAGAATTAAAAGACATAGGCGGAAAtggcaggaaaatgtgtgtgattgaaagtTTGAAGAGCTCCAGGGTTGGCTGTACTTatccaaaatgttcacaaaagGATTTAAATGAAAGCTCAGAGTCTCCCCTTTAAAATGATGCCAAACATAaccaaataaaatattccaatatGTCCAATATAGACTTTCAGCTATATCAGTGTCTGCTTAATTTATACGCATTATTTTCTCAACCTTAGCTTACATTATGTGTGATAACTCAAAACAGCTACTCTTGTCAGATGGCCATCATACATCATTGAAAAGCTGAGATTCCAGGCTTTCAGAAAAGGTATGGTAGCCTTTGCCACTTTTTCGGTAACGGTTTCCATATTTTGAGGCCCTGGCTCACGGTCTAATTGTCCTTGTAGCAGACCACACTGCCCCTCGTGGATTATGGCTACTGGGTAGAATCATAGAGGCCAAATCAGATGCCAAAGATCATGTCCGTGTGGTAAAGGTgtgtacaaaaacaaatgtcctGGAGAGGCCTGTGACCAAGGACTGCCTGATTTTGGAGGGTGAAGATTCTGCCATAAAAGACTCTTAAAGAACAAAAGATAAGTGTACTTTAAGGTTTGATAGAATAatcaaattatttaattatgttaACTTGTATATTGAAATAGCTCCTTACCTTTAAGTAATTGTTTTGCATCTACAAGAACAATTAGGGGCCGGCATGTAGGAGCCAATATGAGTTTTTCCCAatggtgtgtatgtgaatgaaTGTATGTGGTGAGTGACTGAGTGTGTCTAGTCCCATCTGGTGCCGGAAGGAGGGTGAAGCCAGAAAGGCAGAGAAGGCCATAAGACCCAGCAGGACTGCAGCCAGCGAAATATCAACAACCAGCCTTGAGAGCAGTGGACGTGTCATtgaaaaagtctttaaaaaccTTCAAAGTGTCTCTGCTGGACTAAACCTAGAGTCACATGTCTGCGAAAGATAGTCAGAGGACATAAGGTGTGATGTGAATAAGTGCTTGTGGTCAAGTGCAGAAGACAAGGTTGACTGGCAACTGTTATGTTTCTATAGCTATAGCTGTCCTTTACAAATAGtgaatttgttttgtattttgttattaCTGCATGTTACGACCCAATGAAGGGGtatgaaaggaagtaacataaaaccagattgtaaaggttattaaacaaaagtattttattaaatgaaaggttcagattgttttaacaaaaggaggtggggcaaaaaagggaactaagggcgagcaagtgctgataaacgaacaaacaaatataaccaaaagagaactctaaacagagcctaaTATATCTAAGCAGCAAACAAAACgggaaagaaaaacctcactaactaagctactttctaataacaaaaaacacatcaaaaccaGCACTTCTAAACTAATGGGACTAACAGAAATCTTATGTGTAATCAGTAATtcaaactaaaccctgcccagtcccagacGAAATTAAACACGAAACCTCCACAGTTTACAAAATACGAACGAACGAGTGTCAACAGATACGACCAAACGAGGCGAGCCTACGAACCACAAAAACAAGTGAAGCCGCCGCGATGCTCGGGCGGCTGCGGTTTAAATctcggtgatgctgctgcgggggcgctGTCATTGGCGGCGTGGAAatgatgccgcaccaatcctggccccGACGACcatgttgtccccgcctccacCAGTTTgggccaaccagggaccgggaaccgcacacctgtatttacgTATAGGggaaaaacaccacacacacacacacctgcgcGGGGCGAAACGGCGACAGCCGTAACGCtgcaatttaatttcattttgtgcATATGGAAGTCAGTAGCTGATGACATGTGTCACAGACAGGATTGACATCCTCATATATTTGAGACAATCTGATCTTTAGGTAAGTGATAGAGGTGGAGAATCTTACACTGTAGCAACCCGTGCCTAGCAGACATGGAGGAAGAGTGGAACCACCACAACCACTCTATATGCTATATAAATAGATGAATGCATGGAAAAAAGATACTACTTCAAAGACAATAGTGATACATATTGTCTTGCTGcctgttgtcagtgttgtttgaGGTCATTATGTGGTGCATTGAGTTCGATTAACTGTTGAGCGAcattataaaataatgaataactCAGTACTGAGAAGTGTGTATAATCAGtagtacaaaaatataaattaaatctttttaGTGCCTTTTGTTATTataacacattcacattcctgTACATCAAAAGTGAACTGAAACAATCTCTTTTATTTGAATTAGCTTTCACTTTGATGCAATACTACAGTTTGATCACTGGAGGGCGGTATTACAATGCTTTATAAATACGTGAAACCTTTGCAGTCAAGATTCTGCAAGAAAAGAGTCACAAATCAAAACACtagaaataaatatgataataaatatgtttttcatatcACATACATTAAATACTGTGAAATATTCTACATACTGGGAACTTTTACACACTTTTTACAAAACTGCAcagcctttttaattttttaaacatagttgaacttcttttttctttgcaattatatttattgatttacacTCTATGATTACCTCCTGCTTTATGTGACAACCGTTCCTGTTACAGATATATAGTATGATGCTACACACCACATGTTTAATGTGATGGTATGTATTAGTGCATGTGAcatgatgggtaacctgcacaTTCGTGGAGGCTTTATAGGCTGAAGtgaacaatatatacacattttgGAGCAACATATACTGCCAAGAATCTATCTAAATGATCAATATGGAAGTAATGTCTGATTTCAGAATGTTTTGCTGATTTTAATacaaatgtgtatgtatatataaatatgcatataagGTTGTTTTGAGGCCACAGCTTGGGATGTACTGTGTGAGCCCCATGGTGAGGACATCAATGCCATTCATTTGACGTCATCAGCATCAGATTTCTGCATCACAGAGTACATCAACTTCTGTGTCGACAGCATCGTACCCACGAGGAGGATGCAATGCTTtccaaacaggaagaagaaagcCTTCAGGGACGGGGACTGGGAGCTACTGAGGAGCGTCCAGAGGGAGCTGAAAAGAAAGCCGAGGAAAGGTAAGGAGGCATATCTGATGACTACAGACCAGTTGCCTTGACGTCCCATGTTATGAAAGTCTTAGAGACTGGTTCTGGCCCATCTGAGACCTCAGGTGACCACCTCCCAACCACCTCCTGAGCACAGTTTAGAGGAGGTGATGGACATAATAAGGGATTCACATTTGCACAAGTTATTTCACAAGAgtccatatgtatatttttgttatgtatattttttagagGTAGAACCtatgttcttcctcctcagagTTTATTTGATCCTAATTATACTGTGTCACAATTTTTACCTCATGCCTGTATAAGtgttctgtgttactgtgttgattgtaatgctgctgcaacaaaagaatttcccttcggggatcaataaagtacacatatatataaaacttttattttgaaaaaaaacttttattttgaaaaacagcagACTTCAAAGGAtatcatgacatcatcaacttTCAAAGGAAACATCACATCAAAGGCCAACTGACCTTGTGACATCACAATTGGAATGTGCACTTGATGTTGCTATGAGACAGTATACCAACACAGCACTGAGAGTCTGAACACAAGATACAAATAACATACACAAGGCACACaccagacacaaacaacatagATACAATATACgaacaaaatacaaacaggGTACACACGagatacacacaacacaaagacgaTGCACCACTACAGTGAGGTAGGAGAAGCCAGGTGTCCGGAGGGAATACTCCTGAAGGCCCGCTGGTTAAAAAATCATGGTGGTGAACGTGAGGAGATAACATTCAGAAGACCTGATGAGGACTATATTAAGACAGCTGATATCCATCAGCTGTACCAAAACAGCATTGTTAGGGACCTGAACAGCAAAGTCCTTAACAGGATCCACTGTGACATAGAAAATAACCGGATgattgaaaataagaaaatagaaaaggaaagggccaaacatgaaaatatgaagcaTGAACAAATGATGTGGCTGAAAAATGAAGAAGCTCAGATGAGAGAGCAACAGGAGTTTCTGAGCAAAAGACTCCAAGCCCAGTCTGTAGCTCAAGCTCAGCGTAGACAAATTTCAGAAAAGGAGCTTGAAAAGAGAAGACAGCAGCACCAGAAGCTGAAGGAGCAGGCAATGCTCAATGAGAGGATTGCGCAAGAAGCCCGGGAGCGCAGTCGTCAGGCAGAAGAACTAGCCAAGTCGAAGAAAAGGGAACTGAGAGCTCGCACAGAAGAGATTTTTGAAAAAAGACTGGACCGTGAGAGAGAGGCCCAATTAGTGCCGCTAGAGGAGCAGAGAACCGAGCTTGCTCGTCTTGAACTGGAAGAGAAGAGGCGCCAAAGGAAGACTGAGCAGGCCGAGAAGTTCAGACAGCTCCAGATACCCAAACAAATAGTTTCAGACAAACTGGCAGCCTTTAAAGATGAGCAGGCTATTAACGTGTCTctgagagaaaggcagagactAGAAAGGGATGTGGCTTTAATTGAGGCTGAACGTGAAAAGCAGCCTGCAATCGATGCAGAGAGGAAAGCTCAAGTACTTGAGTCCATTGCTGCCCACAGACAAAGTGCGATGTGGGAGACGGAGACcaaggaaagagaagagcatCAGAGGGCTGTGGAGGAACGGAAGGCTCAAATTGCGGAGCACCGGCTTTTCTTGGAGCATCAGAGGTTGAGGGCtcaagaaatcaaagaaaaaaacatccagctgATACAGGACAATGAAATGATGGCGGCTGAAAAACGTGCTCGCCTTGAGCAGCAAAGAAAGGAAGAGCATGATGCTGCTGTGAGGAAGGCCGAGGAGGTACAACGGAGGGACGAAAGAC
Coding sequences:
- the LOC113745763 gene encoding trichohyalin-like, whose product is MHHYSEVGEARCPEGILLKARWLKNHGGEREEITFRRPDEDYIKTADIHQLYQNSIVRDLNSKVLNRIHCDIENNRMIENKKIEKERAKHENMKHEQMMWLKNEEAQMREQQEFLSKRLQAQSVAQAQRRQISEKELEKRRQQHQKLKEQAMLNERIAQEARERSRQAEELAKSKKRELRARTEEIFEKRLDREREAQLVPLEEQRTELARLELEEKRRQRKTEQAEKFRQLQIPKQIVSDKLAAFKDEQAINVSLRERQRLERDVALIEAEREKQPAIDAERKAQVLESIAAHRQSAMWETETKEREEHQRAVEERKAQIAEHRLFLEHQRLRAQEIKEKNIQLIQDNEMMAAEKRARLEQQRKEEHDAAVRKAEEVQRRDERLQQHVAGELQKATEVLHQHRGRVILRPTHKLPPVHLQPRPPTRVPAVSPIDVPSTPSHLQRRPPRRVPAASPIYIPATPSHLQPHPPTCVPAASPIYVPSTTRRVPPFSSEGSNYVTALTQEPLPRLGRPRQRSNRTTISYLQPAGQNQVSSSYTRFPPI